ATAGTACCGTCAAAAGCGCCAGTGCGGCGTTGAGGTACAACAATAGCACACCAATCTGCAGCGTCTGTGGCTGAGTCCGATCGAACAGCTTGAGCTCTCTCATAAACGCAGTCTATCGCAGGTCGCACGCGAAAACCCAACACAGCTCTCAGGAAGTTGCTCCACGCTGGTCGAAACCACCATCAGGGCCGCTATCTTGAGAATGATGGAAGCTCACCATAGTGGCCATCGCGACATCACCGGAGGCGGAGCGCGGGCAGCCGTTTTCGGTGTCTCTGATGGACTTCTCTCCAACGTTGCGCTCATTTTGGGGGTAGCGGGCGCTCATCCCGCTCCAAAGGCCGTGGTGATTGCGGGACTTGCAGGATTGGTGGCTGGCGCCTTCTCCATGGGGGTTGGTGAGTACATCTCAATGGGCGCGCAACGCGAATTGTTTCAGCACGAACTCAACGTAGAGGCGACCGAGATTCGCGACCGTCCGGATGCCGAGACACGCGAACTCGAGGAACTCTACATCTCCCGAGGAGTCCCCAAGGAGCTCGCATCCCAGGTCTCGCGCTATCTGATGCGCGACCCGGACACCGCGCTTGAGGTACACGCGCAAGAAGAACTCGGGATTGCTCCAGGATCTGTCGGCTCACCCATCCAGGCCGCACTGGCGTCCTTTGTCTCTTTTGCCATCGGTGCGGTCATCCCACTGATCCCCTGGTTTATCACCATCGGAACGGCTGCAGTGATCGGTTCAGCCGTCTTGGCAGGTATTGCTACACTGATCGTTGGTGGTGGGCTCGCGGCCATGACAGGAAGAAGTGTCACCAAGGGCGCTCTCCGTCAGTTCCTCCTGAGCGCGGTTGCCGCCTTGGTGACCTATGGCGTCGGCCATATTCTTGGAACTACCATCCACTAAATCCACCTATGGATCTAGCTTCGCGTGCCAGGACGGATCTC
This genomic window from Ferrimicrobium sp. contains:
- a CDS encoding VIT1/CCC1 transporter family protein — its product is MMEAHHSGHRDITGGGARAAVFGVSDGLLSNVALILGVAGAHPAPKAVVIAGLAGLVAGAFSMGVGEYISMGAQRELFQHELNVEATEIRDRPDAETRELEELYISRGVPKELASQVSRYLMRDPDTALEVHAQEELGIAPGSVGSPIQAALASFVSFAIGAVIPLIPWFITIGTAAVIGSAVLAGIATLIVGGGLAAMTGRSVTKGALRQFLLSAVAALVTYGVGHILGTTIH